From Symphalangus syndactylus isolate Jambi chromosome 17, NHGRI_mSymSyn1-v2.1_pri, whole genome shotgun sequence, one genomic window encodes:
- the DAPK3 gene encoding death-associated protein kinase 3: MSTFRQEDVEDHYEMGEELGSGQFAIVRKCRQKGTGKEYAAKFIKKRRLSSSRRGVSREEIEREVNILREIRHPNIITLHDIFENKTDVVLILELVSGGELFDFLAEKESLTEDEATQFLKQILDGVHYLHSKRIAHFDLKPENIMLLDKNVPNPRIKLIDFGIAHKIEAGNEFKNIFGTPEFVAPEIVNYEPLGLEADMWSIGVITYILLSGASPFLGETKQETLTNISAVNYDFDEEYFSNTSELAKDFIRRLLVKDPKRRMTIAQSLEHSWIKAIRRRNVRGEDSGRKPERRRLKTTRLKEYTIKSHSSMPPNNSYANFERFSKVLEEVAAAEEGLRELERSRRLCHEDVEALAAIYEEKEAWYREESDSLGQDLRRLRQELLKTEALKRQAQEEAKGALLGTSGLKRRFSRLENRYEALAKQVASEMRFVQDLVRALEQEKLQGVECGLR; this comes from the exons TGGCCAGTTTGCGATTGTGCGGAAGTGCCGGCAGAAGGGCACGGGTAAGGAGTACGCGGCCAAGTTCATCAAGAAGCGCCGCCTGTCATCCAGCCGGCGTGGGGTGAGCCGGGAGGAGATCGAGCGGGAGGTGAACATCCTGCGGGAGATCCGGCACCCCAACATCATCACCCTGCACGACATCTTCGAGAACAAGACGGACGTGGTCCTCATCCTGGAGCTGGTCTCCGGCGGGGAGCTCTTCGACTTCCTGGCGGAGAAGGAGTCGCTGACAGAGGACGAGGCCACCCAGTTCCTCAAGCAGATCCTGGACGGCGTTCACTACCTGCACTCCAAGCGCATTGCACACTTTGACCTGAAG ccggAAAACATCATGCTGCTGGACAAGAACGTGCCCAACCCACGCATCAAGCTCATCGACTTCGGCATCGCTCACAAGATCGAGGCGGGGAATGAGTTCAAGAACATCTTCGGCACCCCAGAGTTTGTGG CCCCAGAGATTGTGAACTATGAGCCGCTGGGCCTGGAGGCGGACATGTG GAGCATCGGCGTCATCACCTACATCCT CCTGAGCGGCGCATCCCCGTTCCTGGGCGAGACCAAGCAGGAGACGCTCACCAACATCTCAGCCGTGAACTATGACTTCGATGAGGAGTACTTCAGCAACACCAGCGAGCTGGCCAAGGACTTCATTCGCCGGCTGCTCGTCAAAGATCCCAA GCGGAGAATGACCATTGCCCAGAGCCTGGAACATTCCTGGATTAAG GCAATCCGGCGGCGGAACGTGCGTGGCGAGGACAGCGGCCGCAAGCCTGAGCGGCGGCGCCTGAAGACCACGCGTCTGAAGGAGTACACCATCAAGTCGCACTCCAGCATGCCGCCCAACAACAGCTATGCCAACTTCGAGCGCTTCTCCAAGGTGCTGGAGGAGGTGGCGGCGGCTGAGGAGGGCCTGCGCGAGCTGGAGCGCAGCCGGCGGCTCTGCCACGAGGACGTGGAGGCGCTGGCCGCCATCTACGAGGAGAAAGAGGCCTGGTACCGCGAGGAGAGCGACAGCCTGGGCCAGGACCTGCGGCGGCTGCGGCAGGAGCTGCTCAAGACCGAGGCACTCAAGCGGCAGGCGCAGGAGGAGGCCAAGGGCGCGCTGCTGGGGACCAGCGGCCTCAAGCGCCGCTTCAGCCGCCTGGAGAACCGCTACGAGGCGTTGGCCAAGCAGGTGGCCTCCGAGATGCGCTTCGTGCAGGACCTCGTGCGCGCCCTGGAGCAGGAGAAGCTGCAAGGCGTGGAGTGCGGGCTGCGCTAG